The Thermococcus thermotolerans genome contains a region encoding:
- a CDS encoding radical SAM protein, translated as MIIAIIDGYTDEPAGLGVPPYLGIYPRYAYGAIKKARHDAQVFYLTIDDLRATFGGEEGVATKNKTPNFPETRRILEKADVLVYIGGLHTPGKYLSAVPSQVEEVARFLKPFTGIKILGGPAFMGSAHGGGTKVGSRELMLASAVFDHVVYGDLEAFLHDFIKDPNEADPFRFRTYDELRDYALLGAEVVRQFPDYPDFVIVEIETQRGCPKAAGIGGCSFCTEPVRYSSIEDRPIEDIVDEVEVLYRLGVKHFRVGRQSCIFSYMAEPNGRVPIPNPEAIEKLFAGIRSAAPGVKTLHVDNANPAVIANYPEDAIRIAKALIKYGTPGNVVAFGLESADPKVARLNNLNATAEETYEAVRILNEVGGRRGPNGMPWLLPGINILFGLPGETKRSYELTFQFLKRILDDGLMVRRINIRQVVVFPGTPLWHLKGKLKTEKHKKLIQHYKYKIRHEIDLPMLKRVVPVGTVLRDVRAEVFDNGLTYGRQIGSYPLVVGIPKKVELDRFYDVLIVDHGFRSITGIPVPVNVNTESSKVLQYLPGVGKRNVVGILSRRPFRSKDEFFDVVGKEKREMLEDIITL; from the coding sequence ATGATAATAGCTATCATCGATGGCTACACCGACGAGCCCGCTGGGCTGGGTGTTCCCCCGTATCTGGGTATATATCCCCGCTATGCTTACGGCGCCATCAAGAAGGCCAGACATGACGCTCAAGTGTTTTATCTGACCATAGATGACCTCAGGGCAACGTTTGGGGGGGAGGAGGGAGTAGCCACCAAGAATAAAACTCCAAACTTCCCTGAGACGAGGAGAATACTAGAAAAGGCCGACGTTCTCGTTTACATAGGTGGGCTCCACACTCCGGGCAAATATCTCTCCGCGGTGCCGTCGCAGGTGGAGGAGGTTGCGAGGTTTCTTAAACCTTTCACAGGTATTAAGATACTCGGTGGGCCCGCTTTCATGGGCTCCGCGCACGGCGGCGGCACAAAGGTTGGTTCCCGTGAGCTGATGCTGGCCAGTGCGGTTTTTGACCATGTCGTCTACGGGGATTTGGAGGCGTTTCTCCACGACTTCATCAAGGATCCAAATGAGGCAGACCCCTTCCGTTTTAGGACTTATGATGAACTGCGGGACTACGCCCTCCTCGGTGCCGAAGTCGTTAGACAGTTTCCGGATTACCCCGATTTCGTTATAGTTGAGATTGAGACCCAGCGCGGGTGTCCAAAGGCGGCTGGAATTGGTGGATGCTCATTCTGCACCGAACCGGTGAGGTATAGCTCGATCGAGGACAGACCCATAGAAGATATAGTGGACGAGGTCGAAGTCCTTTACAGGCTGGGTGTTAAGCACTTCCGTGTTGGACGGCAGAGCTGTATATTCTCTTACATGGCGGAGCCGAACGGCCGCGTTCCGATTCCAAATCCCGAGGCGATTGAGAAACTCTTTGCTGGAATCCGTTCCGCCGCACCCGGCGTCAAAACCCTCCATGTAGACAACGCCAATCCAGCGGTTATAGCCAACTATCCGGAGGATGCCATCAGGATAGCAAAGGCCCTGATAAAATACGGGACTCCAGGTAACGTGGTTGCCTTCGGTCTCGAAAGTGCCGACCCGAAAGTGGCCAGGCTGAACAACCTAAACGCGACCGCTGAAGAAACCTATGAAGCCGTCAGGATACTCAACGAGGTCGGCGGAAGAAGAGGGCCAAACGGGATGCCGTGGCTTCTTCCCGGAATAAACATCCTCTTTGGTCTGCCGGGGGAGACCAAGAGGAGCTATGAGCTGACGTTCCAGTTCCTGAAGCGCATACTGGACGATGGCCTAATGGTTAGGCGCATAAACATCCGGCAGGTTGTCGTGTTCCCCGGCACGCCGCTGTGGCATCTAAAAGGTAAGCTCAAGACTGAGAAGCACAAAAAGCTCATCCAGCACTACAAGTATAAAATACGGCATGAGATAGACCTCCCAATGCTGAAGCGCGTCGTCCCCGTTGGTACGGTGCTTCGGGATGTCCGTGCCGAAGTGTTTGACAATGGGCTCACCTACGGGAGGCAGATAGGAAGCTATCCCCTGGTAGTTGGCATTCCCAAGAAGGTTGAACTGGACAGATTTTACGACGTTTTAATAGTCGACCATGGATTCAGGAGCATAACCGGAATCCCCGTGCCGGTGAATGTGAATACTGAATCCTCAAAGGTTCTCCAGTATCTCCCAGGTGTTGGGAAGAGAAACGTCGTGGGAATACTCTCCAGGAGGCCGTTTAGGAGCAAAGATGAGTTTTTTGATGTTGTGGGGAAGGAGAAAAGGGAGATGCTGGAGGATATAATCACCCTGTAG
- a CDS encoding ferritin-like domain-containing protein encodes MGNCMGKVRYRTEGEKARFKKILEAISKLNHMELLSYWMEQEVKEAEMYYKLYQLSKEVNWDERVSKLFYQLYKESLGHAETLLRMFHEMFPGKKPPKISLPALEVELSEEQLRGMVYRGDVKDILEYLMGTERLAHDVYRYLSDKAVDEDSKATLVWLANIENGHYQKLRRLYATLFGEEPSG; translated from the coding sequence ATGGGGAACTGTATGGGGAAAGTTCGATATAGAACTGAAGGGGAAAAGGCCAGGTTTAAAAAAATACTGGAAGCAATTTCCAAACTCAACCACATGGAACTTCTTTCATATTGGATGGAGCAGGAAGTCAAAGAGGCTGAAATGTATTACAAATTATACCAGCTAAGCAAAGAGGTAAACTGGGATGAACGTGTTTCAAAACTTTTTTACCAGCTTTACAAGGAAAGCCTTGGACATGCAGAAACGCTACTCAGGATGTTCCATGAGATGTTCCCTGGCAAGAAGCCCCCGAAAATTAGCCTCCCTGCCTTGGAAGTGGAGCTCTCTGAGGAACAGCTGAGGGGCATGGTATATCGAGGAGACGTAAAAGACATCCTAGAATACCTTATGGGAACCGAACGTCTCGCCCACGATGTGTACAGATACCTCTCGGATAAAGCCGTGGACGAAGACTCTAAAGCAACCCTCGTATGGCTGGCCAATATAGAAAACGGACACTATCAGAAACTACGCCGTTTATACGCCACCCTGTTCGGAGAGGAACCGTCGGGATGA